A stretch of Leptospira hartskeerlii DNA encodes these proteins:
- a CDS encoding M48 family metallopeptidase encodes MLRNRLLFFVILLTFGAIISFLAVKSKANVEMPATLSPAFQLLGKPIKTLDRSLTKLMPISDLDEKKLGDSVALRYGSYADEKDPDLIYLKSLVTNLTVGKDKRFEYRVFIMDSSVPNAYAMPGGVLFVTKGLLSMVSSEAELVAVIGHEIGHVELSHCMDMVRGELLAKKIGASTLGELADLTAALLLKPSFGKNQEDEADSYGYDLLLRESYDPFAMGRTFLKLQEESGGKENAASPIQEYFMTHPYLSHRSEKFTEKAKREEEGKYYVGKKNLKKRVSRYQDELDKEFVKY; translated from the coding sequence ATGCTCCGTAATCGATTATTATTCTTTGTTATACTTTTAACGTTTGGGGCAATCATTTCATTTTTGGCGGTAAAGAGTAAGGCCAACGTGGAAATGCCCGCCACTCTTTCTCCTGCATTCCAGTTACTGGGAAAACCGATCAAAACCTTGGATCGTTCTCTTACTAAACTTATGCCTATCAGCGATCTGGACGAGAAGAAGTTGGGAGATTCCGTAGCATTACGTTATGGATCTTACGCAGATGAAAAAGATCCGGATCTGATCTATTTAAAAAGTTTGGTCACCAACCTTACGGTCGGAAAAGACAAAAGATTCGAATATAGAGTTTTTATAATGGACTCTTCCGTTCCGAATGCTTATGCAATGCCGGGAGGGGTTTTATTCGTGACTAAAGGACTTCTTTCTATGGTAAGTTCAGAAGCAGAATTGGTCGCAGTGATCGGACATGAGATTGGTCACGTAGAACTTTCTCACTGCATGGATATGGTCAGAGGCGAATTATTAGCGAAAAAGATCGGTGCCTCCACACTAGGAGAGCTGGCAGATCTAACCGCAGCTTTACTTCTAAAACCTTCTTTCGGAAAAAACCAAGAAGATGAAGCTGATTCTTACGGTTACGATCTATTACTCAGAGAAAGTTACGATCCATTCGCGATGGGAAGGACTTTCCTCAAACTACAGGAAGAAAGCGGTGGAAAGGAAAATGCGGCTTCTCCCATCCAAGAATATTTTATGACACATCCTTATCTTTCTCATCGTTCCGAAAAATTTACGGAGAAGGCGAAACGAGAAGAGGAAGGAAAATATTATGTAGGAAAGAAAAACCTAAAAAAACGGGTCAGCCGTTACCAAGACGAACTTGATAAAGAATTCGTAAAGTACTGA
- a CDS encoding SIMPL domain-containing protein, which produces MKKILFGCILLFASLGSAFAEQEKVLIVSGFSKVAVPAELVEIRIGVETESKTAEEAHEKTSSKTDSLVKYLKKQSLLSLQTEAIRLQTIYEYPKSGARQIKGYVASNTILVRAKVESAGKLIDESIQNGANQIIGIRLQATDANLEKASQEALQLAAKDARKKADIILSALGLKFKDFVEIRADFQEISEPLPVMDGFQTMSAKSATPIEAGNLFREAKILLKVSY; this is translated from the coding sequence ATGAAAAAGATATTATTCGGGTGCATATTATTATTCGCTAGTTTAGGCTCCGCATTTGCAGAACAGGAAAAAGTCCTGATCGTTAGCGGTTTCTCCAAAGTTGCAGTTCCTGCAGAACTTGTGGAAATACGAATAGGAGTAGAAACAGAATCCAAAACTGCAGAAGAAGCTCATGAGAAAACCTCTTCAAAGACCGATTCTCTAGTAAAATATCTCAAAAAACAGTCCTTACTTTCGTTACAAACGGAAGCAATCCGTTTGCAAACAATATACGAATATCCTAAATCCGGAGCGAGACAGATCAAAGGTTATGTAGCGTCCAATACAATTTTAGTAAGAGCTAAAGTAGAATCTGCAGGCAAACTCATAGATGAATCTATTCAAAATGGAGCGAATCAAATTATTGGGATCCGATTGCAGGCAACGGATGCAAATTTAGAAAAAGCTTCCCAAGAAGCTTTACAGTTAGCGGCGAAGGATGCTCGCAAAAAAGCTGATATTATTCTCTCAGCATTAGGTTTGAAATTTAAGGATTTTGTAGAGATAAGAGCGGACTTCCAAGAAATTTCCGAACCACTTCCTGTCATGGATGGTTTTCAAACTATGAGCGCAAAATCTGCGACTCCAATCGAGGCTGGAAATTTATTTCGCGAAGCAAAGATCTTATTGAAAGTTTCTTATTAA
- a CDS encoding SHOCT domain-containing protein — translation MRKLSRRNWEKLAACLKKPIRAKKKNLKLLSFFLTLLFTISCLSSQRKGMASSSDSIVLYYLKKSSETPLFLQAETWLPTASGVLTGAGPDQLDKTEFISRWEKLFKFTGVADTGVLNSEPIRLFTEEEASRLGELLFRAEAEIPDGLPQAYQVIIKREDPIRPGLRIRRTIFYIRKSPEGIILEFSEIGQVLDFQTTYSFRDWTLAPISKPEPSSRNSIYLPEIRPEGLDYLTFATEGEEVKNRILVKNGFWTANPSKKKVVTPTKKIPKTIEDRLRTLQELLDKGLISKQEYEKKKAEIIKEL, via the coding sequence GTGCGAAAATTAAGCCGGAGGAATTGGGAAAAATTGGCAGCATGCTTAAAAAAACCGATTCGGGCAAAAAAGAAAAATCTTAAACTTCTAAGTTTCTTTCTTACCCTTCTATTTACGATCTCTTGTTTGTCTTCCCAAAGAAAGGGGATGGCTTCCTCTTCAGATTCGATCGTATTATATTATCTTAAAAAGAGTTCAGAAACTCCACTCTTCTTACAAGCGGAGACTTGGCTGCCCACTGCCTCCGGAGTTTTGACAGGTGCAGGGCCTGACCAATTGGATAAGACTGAATTTATTTCCAGATGGGAAAAACTTTTTAAATTCACGGGAGTTGCGGATACTGGAGTTTTAAATTCGGAACCGATCCGATTATTTACGGAAGAGGAAGCCTCTCGTTTGGGAGAATTATTATTTAGGGCAGAAGCAGAAATTCCGGACGGACTTCCTCAAGCCTACCAAGTAATAATCAAAAGAGAAGATCCAATTCGCCCTGGGCTTAGGATCAGAAGAACTATTTTTTATATAAGAAAAAGTCCGGAAGGGATCATATTAGAATTCTCTGAAATAGGACAGGTACTTGATTTTCAGACCACATATTCTTTTAGAGATTGGACTTTGGCCCCTATTTCAAAGCCGGAACCTTCTTCTCGTAATTCCATTTATCTTCCAGAGATCCGCCCCGAAGGTTTAGATTATCTTACATTTGCGACAGAAGGAGAAGAAGTGAAAAATCGCATCCTTGTGAAAAATGGTTTTTGGACTGCGAATCCTTCTAAGAAGAAAGTAGTAACTCCTACCAAAAAAATCCCTAAAACGATAGAAGATCGTTTGAGAACTTTGCAGGAACTTTTGGATAAGGGATTGATCTCTAAACAAGAATACGAAAAGAAGAAGGCAGAAATTATTAAAGAACTCTAG
- the csrA gene encoding carbon storage regulator CsrA, with product MLVLARRTNESIIIGDDIEIVIVDIKGDQVKIGVKAPKEVSVHRAEVYREIQAENKKAAGAKIKPEELGKIGSMLKKTDSGKKEKS from the coding sequence GTGCTCGTACTAGCTAGGCGTACTAATGAATCCATTATTATAGGTGACGATATCGAGATCGTTATCGTGGATATCAAAGGGGATCAAGTAAAGATCGGAGTCAAGGCTCCAAAAGAAGTTTCCGTTCACAGAGCGGAAGTGTACCGTGAAATCCAGGCTGAGAATAAGAAAGCCGCCGGTGCGAAAATTAAGCCGGAGGAATTGGGAAAAATTGGCAGCATGCTTAAAAAAACCGATTCGGGCAAAAAAGAAAAATCTTAA
- the fliW gene encoding flagellar assembly protein FliW, whose protein sequence is MIEIHSKPFGKIKVSERQLIKFPEGLLGFGGYKSFALIEEDEESVFKWLQSVDEVDLAFVVIPPSLFKKEYKPILSQEELSQIGLQDVSEALTLVIVTIPNDDPASMTANLQGPILINKTDLTGRQFVSRNEIHSVRERILESATVEMS, encoded by the coding sequence ATGATTGAGATCCATAGCAAACCTTTCGGAAAAATAAAAGTTTCTGAGCGACAACTTATCAAATTTCCGGAAGGACTTCTAGGTTTCGGGGGATACAAAAGTTTTGCCCTAATCGAAGAAGACGAAGAATCAGTATTCAAATGGTTGCAGTCCGTCGATGAAGTGGACCTTGCTTTTGTAGTAATTCCCCCTTCTTTATTTAAAAAAGAATACAAACCGATTTTGAGCCAAGAAGAACTTTCTCAAATCGGGTTGCAGGATGTTTCGGAAGCTTTGACCTTAGTCATTGTGACGATTCCGAACGATGATCCGGCATCTATGACAGCAAATCTACAAGGCCCTATTTTAATTAATAAGACGGATTTGACTGGTCGCCAATTCGTATCACGCAACGAGATCCATTCCGTTCGTGAAAGAATTTTGGAAAGCGCCACTGTGGAGATGTCCTAA